Within bacterium, the genomic segment CCCGCCCTCGAGAGACGCCAAAGCGACTTCCAAAGCATCTCGAGTCGGATTGCCGCTGCGCGAATACTCGTAACCCCGATGGCTACCGATGGCGTCTTGCGTGAAAGTCGCTGTCTGGTAAACGGGCACGATAGTCGCACCGGTCGCCTCATCGGCAGCTTGGCCTACATGGATGGCACGAGTTTCAAATCGGAGGTCATCGATCACGCGGCTAGTCTCCTGCTTGGCTTCGTTTGGCTGGATTTGGCGTTCTGATCCGCGGATCACCAGTAGTCCGCTGTCACTTCGATGTCTTGCGCAACCCTTACGAGACACGCGAGCCGCAAGGATGAATCGACGCGGTTTCTCGACTTGGCGCGGCTTTCGGCCTCCGTCTCCTCAGACAGCGCCCCGGTGGATCCCGTGACACGAAGTCCGGCGGATAGGAAGTATAGCACCGCTGTCTCCCTAATAGGACCATCCGTTCTCGGCTGTTGGGATCCGGCATTCGGGGAATCTGGGGGCTCTCGAACGGGTGCGTGCAACCGGGCCCCTACAAGGGCCCCTCAGAACGTGTCTTCGTGATCGACGGGTCGAAGGCATTGCGACATGCGATCGTGAAGGTCTTCGATCGTTGTGGCCTCATCCAACGATGTCAGATCCACAAGCGGCGCAACATCCTCGATCACCTGCCCGCCCATCTCCATGCCAGCGTGAACAAGGTACTCCTCGAGTCGTGGGATACGACAGACGCGAAGCTGGCAAAGCGGCGGCTGATGAAGCTGGCGGACTCGCTCGAACTGGAACATCCTGGGGCGGCGGCATCGGTTCGCGAGGGACTCGACGAAACGCTGACGTTTCGACGCCTCGGAATCACCGGCGGCTTGTACCGGACACTGCGGAGCACGAACACGATCGAGAACCTCAACGGCTCGATCGCAACGTACACCCGCAACGTGAAACGCTGGCAAGGTGGGTCCATGCTGATCCGCTGGGTCAGCTCGGCCGTACTCGATGCCGCGAGTCGTTTCCGCCGAGTGCGC encodes:
- a CDS encoding IS256 family transposase translates to MQPGPYKGPSERVFVIDGSKALRHAIVKVFDRCGLIQRCQIHKRRNILDHLPAHLHASVNKVLLESWDTTDAKLAKRRLMKLADSLELEHPGAAASVREGLDETLTFRRLGITGGLYRTLRSTNTIENLNGSIATYTRNVKRWQGGSMLIRWVSSAVLDAASRFRRVR